A stretch of Brassica napus cultivar Da-Ae chromosome C6, Da-Ae, whole genome shotgun sequence DNA encodes these proteins:
- the LOC106354599 gene encoding UDP-galactose transporter 1-like, giving the protein MEEGSVFRSLLAILQWWGFNVTVIIMNKWIFQKLDFKFPLSVSCVHFICSSIGAYVVIKVLKLKPLIVVEPEDRWRRIFPMSFVFCINIVLGNVSLRYIPVSFMQTIKSFTPATTVVLQWLVWRKYFDWRIWASLVPIVGGILLTSVTELSFNMFGFCAALFGCLATSTKTILAESLLHGYKFDSINTVYYMAPFATMILGIPALLLEGNGILSWFDAHPSPWSALIIIFSSGVLAFCLNFSIFYVIHSTTAVTFNVAGNLKVAVAVMVSWLIFRNPISYMNAVGCGITLVGCTFYGYVRHKLSQQQQPGTPRTPRTPRNKMELLPLVNNDKLEGKV; this is encoded by the exons ATGGAAGAAGGAAGCGTGTTCAGATCTCTGCTAGCGATTCTCCAGTGGTGGGGCTTCAACGTCACCGTCATCATCATGAACAAATGGATCTTCCAG AAACTGGATTTCAAGTTTCCGTTATCGGTTTCGTGCGTCCACTTCATATGTTCGTCGATTGGAGCTTACGTCGTGATCAAAGTCCTAAAGCTTAAGCCTTTGATCGTTGTCGAGCCGGAAGATCGGTGGAGGAGGATCTTCCCCATGTCTTTCGTCTTCTGCATCAACATTGTGTTGGGGAATGTTAGCCTCCGTTACATCCCTGTTTCGTTTATGCAGACGATTAAGTCCTTTACTCCAGCTACTACAG TTGTGTTGCAGTGGCTGGTGTGGAGGAAGTACTTTGATTGGCGTATTTGGGCGTCTCTTGTGCCTATTGTTGGTGGGATTCTTCTGACTTCGGTTACTGAGCTTAGCTTTAACATGTTTGGGTTCTGTGCTGCTCTGTTTGGGTGTTTGGCTACTTCTACAAAGACCATTCTAGCTGAGTCTCTTCTCCATGGTTACAAGTTTGACAG CATAAACACAGTGTACTACATGGCGCCTTTCGCCACCATGATTCTCGGTATACCTGCGTTACTACTTGAAGGCAACGGAATCTTAAGCTGGTTTGATGCACACCCGTCTCCCTGGTCAGcgctcatcatcatcttcagctCTGGTGTGTTAGCCTTCTGCCTCAACTTTTCCATCTTCTATGTCATCCACTCAACAACCGCAGTCACATTCAACGTAGCTGGAAACCTCAAG GTTGCGGTGGCTGTAATGGTGTCATGGTTGATATTCCGTAACCCAATATCGTACATGAATGCTGTTGGATGTGGGATCACGCTTGTGGGCTGCACGTTCTATGGATACGTGAGGCATAAGCTTTCGCAGCAGCAGCAGCCGGGAACGCCTAGGACTCCTCGTACACCAAGGAACAAGATGGAGTTGCTTCCTCTTGTTAATAACGATAAACTCGAAGGCAAAGTCTGA
- the LOC106389520 gene encoding telomere length regulation protein elg1-like — MDEPAEGGAIAATAIQQTPRRNVRRKLVQSTLLLPRKPDDAIESDGDRTRDAANKEDGEEGGDGDFGSSQGKKTRKQRTPKNNGAPKKMAKGKSPRKPTPKKNATKNGVVAAGDDDQQTYVSPPVPNLRLEAKLRAEEDSRMSAGKQLHPFFSSRKGGKKNQEAAAENGSFQEQGKDQIGPIHVFERFQDGYLTIDWKNWTFVEHVSTAWSSHQQIKFESLKLGLKEFDLIELPTLSHPDVCVIDDEKPEKCATQSQVVAEASPLGSLDGAQVVGCEAVNLSNYGEATADVSHELQSGQSRSSLWVDKYQPRNASEVCGNTEAVKLMNEWLCQWRERGFQASQDFLRSDAENSQDADYNCSESDSDSENTDCLKNVLLIIGPVGSGKSAAVYACTKEQGFKIIESNASECRSGTVVKQKFGEALESNSLSRSLEPLFNSCTDGNGVEDVIEVTPVANLKPLILFEDVDISFAEDRGLVSAIQEIAKKAKGPVVLTANDKNHGLPDNLERIEICFSFPSTEELFSHLSSVCAAEEVKANPDSLQRLTISSGGDIRKAIMQLQFWIQSKSKRVRKAKNTGEPDRFDHEAGHVLLPKIIAQEFPSQLSQFVESEIAKSLSMAEESYDTVEVFVEEVENEKMLDRLWRRGIEKNTIEAKKAAMLRLNTCFEDCDELEDVPSELTDTSYQTLSLSRPNRRRKLNVVMSSDSEDEPLSDINEVSQSVDVSCVPESSYVPETIMDGEAELSPRAVSCGHFDGRVEASMSEDDDVQNSLSTEIHIDKLQGFDCLMNTCEIIAQSSDGTMMEDCVGSSQKMQQVTDECSRIDFGMAFKAAQKPKLDTVQESWRKLCSRHADLKPYLDSEPVEAPQLLDITHQITNLISEADLTHSRCLNFVAMEPMMNASGDLDTSGLANVLEQMTSTVSQQGFSFFTNQIATTESVPTSSATMQDYTLSSGGCLDMKPETHINVTKCERMEQLYGILESVVPLRSLKGRAFHEYASFISQISRADPSNVSGAIEKTRRRRSREARHYLSMDLSSEDIAFLSQHSTYRRNE; from the exons ATGGACGAACCAGCCGAAGGAGGCGCGATTGCCGCGACGGCGATCCAGCAGACTCCACGGAGGAACGTCCGTCGGAAGCTTGTTCAGTCGACGCTGCTCCTCCCGCGCAAACCTGACGATGCGATCGAGTCCGACGGAGATCGAACACGCGACGCCGCAAACAAAGAGGACGGCGAAGAAGGAGGAGATGGCGATTTCGGCAGCAGCCAAGGGAAGAAGACGAGGAAACAGAGGACTCCGAAGAATAACGGAGCTCCCAAGAAG ATGGCTAAAGGAAAGTCGCCTCGTAAACCAACGCCTAAGAAAAATGCAACTAAGAACGGAGTTGTAGCTGCTGGTGATGATGATCAACAAACATACGTCTCTCCTCCAGTTCCTAATTTGCGTCTGGAAGCAAAACTACGAGCTGAG GAAGATTCGCGGATGTCTGCTGGCAAGCAGTTACATCCCTTTTTCTCATCTCGGAAAGGAGGtaaaaagaatcaagaagctgCAGCAGAGAATGGTAGTTTTCAGGAGCAAGGAAAGGATCAAATTGGACCTATCCATGTATTTGAGAGGTTTCAG GATGGTTATCTGACCATTGATTGGAAGAACTGGACTTTTGTTGAGCATGTGTCTACTGCTTGGAGTTCTCATCAACAAATAAAATTTGAGTCTCTTAAACTCGGACTCAAAGAATTTGATCTGATTGAGCTTCCAACTCTTTCACATCCTGACGTGTGCGTTATCGATGATGAAAAGCCTGAAAAATGTGCTACTCAATCACAAGTTGTGGCAGAGGCATCTCCGTTAGGCTCCTTAGATGGAGCTCAAGTGGTG GGCTGTGAAGCAGTTAACTTGTCTAATTATGGTGAGGCTACAGCAGACGTTTCTCATGAACTTCAAAG TGGCCAGTCTCGTAGTAGCTTGTGGGTAGATAAGTACCAGCCGAGAAATGCCTCGGAG GTATGTGGTAATACTGAAGCTGTAAAACTAATGAATGAATGGCTCTGCCAATGGCGTGAGAGAGGCTTTCAGGCAAGCCAAGACTTTTTGAGAAGTGATGCAGAGAATTCGCAAGATGCTGACTACAACTGTTCTGAAAGTGATTCCGACTCAGAAAATACTGACTGCCTGAAAAATGTTCTCTTAATCATTGGTCCAGTTGGG AGTGGGAAATCTGCAGCTGTTTATGCATGTACTAAGGAGCAAGGATTCAAAATCATTGAG TCTAATGCATCGGAATGCCGAAGCGGAACAGTTGTTAAGCAGAAGTTTGGGGAGGCTCTTGAGTCAAATAGCTTATCAAG GTCCTTGGAACCTCTTTTCAATTCCTGTACTGATGGCAATGGGGTAGAGGATGTGATTGAAGTGACACCTGTAGCCAACTTGAAGCCTTTAATTCTTTTTGAGGATGTAGATATTTCTTTTGCTGAAGACCGTGGTCTCGTGTCTGCTATCCAGGAGATTGCTAAGAAAGCAAAAGGGCCTGTGGTATTGACAGCCAATG ACAAGAATCATGGTCTGCCAGACAACTTGGAGAGGATAGAGATATGCTTTTCTTTCCCATCAACAGAAGAGCTGTTTAGCCACCTTTCTTCG GTTTGTGCAGCAGAGGAGGTTAAAGCTAATCCTGATTCACTACAGCGATTGACCATCTCTAGTGGTGGTGATATACGGAAAGCGATCATGCAATTACAGTTTTGGATTCAGAGTAAATCAAAAAGAG TTAGAAAGGCCAAGAACACTGGTGAGCCAGATCGATTTGATCACGAAGCTGGTCACGTGCTGCTTCCCAAGATAATTGCCCAGGAATTTCCTTCTCAGTTATCACAGTTTGTGGAGAGTGAGATCGCTAAATCATTATCCATGGCGGAGGAAAGTTATGACACAGTCGAAGTATTTGTTGAAGAGGTTGAAAACGAGAAAATGCTTGATAGATTGTGGAGGCGGGGCATAGAAAAGAACACAATAGAAGCCAAGAAAGCAGCCATGTTAAGGCTGAACACTTGTTTTGAGGATTGTGATGAATTAGAAGACGTTCCATCTGAACTTACCGACACTTCCTACCAAACACTGTCTCTCTCTCGGCCAAACAGAAGAAGGAAGCTCAATGTTGTGATGTCCTCTGATTCGGAAGATGAACCTCTGAGTGACATTAATGAGGTGTCCCAGTCAGTTGATGTATCATGTGTACCAGAATCTTCATATGTTCCAGAAACTATAATGGATGGGGAAGCTGAGCTGTCACCAAGAGCAGTATCCTGTGGTCATTTTGATGGAAGAGTTGAAGCGTCCATGAGTGAAGACGACGATGTACAGAACTCCCTATCAACAGAGATACACATTGACAAATTACAGGGTTTTGATTGCTTGATGAATACGTGTGAGATCATTGCACAATCTTCTGATGGGACAATGATGGAAGATTGTGTAGGGAGTTCTCAGAAGATGCAACAAGTAACAGATGAATGCAGCCGTATAGATTTTGGTATGGCATTCAAGGCCGCTCAAAAACCGAAGCTTGATACGGTGCAAGAATCATGGAGAAAACTCTGTTCGAGGCATGCTGATCTGAAGCCATACTTGGATTCAGAACCTGTAGAAGCTCCACAGCTTCTTGACATCACTCATCAGATAACCAATCTAATTTCAGAAGCTGATCTGACACACTCTAGATGCCTGAACTTT GTTGCGATGGAGCCAATGATGAACGCTTCTGGAGATCTTGACACGTCTGGCCTAGCTAATGTGCTTGAACAGATGACTTCTACTGTGTCACAGCAAGGATTTAGCTTTTTCACAAACCAAATTGCTACAACAGAATCCGTCCCTACTTCATCAGCCACAATGCAGGATTACACATTGAGCAGTGGAGGCTGCTTGGATATGAAACCAGAAACACATATTAACGTAACAAAATG TGAGCGAATGGAACAGCTTTATGGCATATTAGAGTCAGTCGTCCCACTAAGATCATTGAAAGGAAGAGCTTTCCATGAATACGCTTCATTCATAAGTCAGATTTCAAGAGCTGACCCCTCTAATGTATCTGGAGCCATAGAGAAAACCAGACGGCGAAG GTCAAGAGAAGCTCGACATTATCTATCAATGGATCTTTCCTCAGAAGACATTGCATTCTTGAGCCAACACAGCACATATAGAAGAAACGAATAA
- the LOC106385937 gene encoding ethylene-responsive transcription factor ERF013-like gives MVKQERKIQVTTSSSSLSQSSSFTSSSLALHHQSGKDKIKKYKGVRMRSWGSWVSEIRAPNQKTRIWLGSYSTAEAAARAYDAALLCLKGPKANLNFPSTTSQFLIDIDEKTPLSPKSIQKVAAQAANSISSDVFTPPSLSNDADDHHDDGIQNHPSPSSSAASSPPDDHHNDDDLVSLMASFADEHVSLMDPSWYDHSEMFFINGAFDYSPHSSKTTMDDLYDDADIQLWSFS, from the coding sequence ATGGTGAAACAAGAACGTAAGATCCAAGTTAccacttcctcatcgtcactgtctcaatcttcttcttttacttcttcCTCGTTGGCATTGCATCATCAATCTGGTAAGGACAAGATAAAGAAATACAAAGGAGTAAGAATGAGAAGCTGGGGATCATGGGTCTCTGAGATTAGGGCACCAAATCAAAAGACAAGAATCTGGTTAGGTTCTTACTCAACCGCAGAAGCAGCTGCTAGGGCTTACGATGCTGCTCTCTTGTGTCTTAAAGGCCCTAAAGCCAATCTCAACTTCCCAAGCACTACTTCTCAGTTTCTTATTGACATCGATGAAAAGACTCCTCTGTCCCCTAAATCAATCCAAAAGGTCGCCGCTCAAGCTGCTAACTCCATCTCTTCTGACGTATTTACCCCTCCCTCCTTATCCAATGATGCTGATGATCATCATGATGATGGTATTCAAAACCATCCGTCTCCTTCATCTTCAGCAGCTTCTTCTCCACCAGATGATCATCATAATGATGATGACTTAGTATCGTTGATGGCATCATTCGCTGATGAACATGTGTCTTTGATGGATCCATCATGGTATGATCATAGTGAGATGTTCTTCATCAACGGAGCCTTCGATTATTCTCCACACAGCTCCAAGACAACGATGGATGACTTATACGACGATGCTGATATTCAGCTATGGAGTTTCAGTTGA
- the LOC106385938 gene encoding phosphatidylinositol 4-phosphate 5-kinase 1 isoform X3: MSYTKLKRTQSSLLRSSPTIHSLSSISECDVSDLEAGEKEEKQSRRKQSKPFGLINRTGSNRIKPGLVFTLSSFLLFFFVFSQTGTSENLLLCLAFVAVALFLASRNMAVINQTVTAIKQKHKPEPVQWYIGDSNQEPSNGDVYEGEFNGGRRCNGSGVYYYYVNGRYEGDWVNGRHDGYGIESWSKGSKFKGQYKQGLRHGYGVYWFYTGDSYSGEWFNGQSHGSGVQTCADGSSYVGEFKFGVKHGLGSYQFRNGDRYAGEYYGDKIHGFGVYHFANGQYYEGAWHEGRKQGYGTYGFRTGGVKCGEWDDGNLVNRHPLETGPVYKAVQSAREMARKGVNQRRVDEQVMRAVAAANKAATAARVAAVKAVQNQMDGKFCEKLK, encoded by the exons atgAGCTACACGAAACTGAAGAGAACTCAATCTTCGTTGCTCAGATCGTCTCCGACGATTCATAgtctttcttcaatctcagaaTGTGACGTCAGCGACCTTGAAGCTGGTGAGAAGGAGGAGAAACAGAGTAGGAGAAAACAGAGTAAACCATTCGGTTTAATTAACCGAACCGGATCAAACCGAATTAAACCGGGTCTCGTCTTCACACTCTCATCTTTCTTACtgttcttcttcgtcttctctcaAACCGGTACGTCGGAGAATCTCCTCCTCTGTTTAGCCTTCGTCGCCGTCGCTCTGTTCTTAGCGTCGCGGAACATGGCGGTTATCAACCAAACCGTAACCGcaatcaaacaaaaacacaagCCGGAACCGGTTCAATGGTACATCGGCGATTCAAATCAAGAACCAAGCAATGGAGATGTCTACGAAGGAGAGTTTAACGGAGGAAGAAGATGCAACGGAAGTGGAGTTTACTACTATTACGTTAACGGACGTTACGAAGGAGATTGGGTTAACGGAAGACACGACGGCTATGGAATCGAGTCTTGGTCTAAAGGAAGTAAGTTCAAAGGACAGTACAAGCAAGGACTTAGACATGGTTACGGTGTTTACTGGTTTTACACCGGAGATTCTTACTCCGGCGAATGGTTCAACGGTCAAAGCCATGGCTCAGGTGTTCAGACTTGTGCTGATGGAAGCTCTTATGTCGGAGAGTTTAAGTTCGGTGTCAAACATGGACTTGGATCTTACCAGTTcag AAATGGAGATAGGTATGCAGGAGAGTATTATGGAGACAAGATCCATGGTTTTGGTGTTTACCATTTTGCTAATGGTCAATATTACGAAGGAGCTTGGCATGAAGGTCGCAAGCAAGGGTATGGCACGTATGGGTTTAGAACCGGAGGTGTAAAATGCGGTGAATGGGATGATGGTAATCTCGTTAACCGGCATCCTCTAGAAACCGGCCCGGTTTATAAAGCGGTTCAG AGTGCTAGAGAGATGGCGAGAAAAGGAGTGAATCAGAGACGGGTCGATGAGCAGGTGATGCGAGCTGTAGCTGCGGCTAACAAAGCTGCAACGGCCGCGAGAGTTGCTGCTGTGAAAGCCGTTCAAAATCAGATGGATGgtaaattttgtgaaaaattaaaatga
- the LOC106385938 gene encoding phosphatidylinositol 4-phosphate 5-kinase 1 isoform X2, translating into MSYTKLKRTQSSLLRSSPTIHSLSSISECDVSDLEAGEKEEKQSRRKQSKPFGLINRTGSNRIKPGLVFTLSSFLLFFFVFSQTGTSENLLLCLAFVAVALFLASRNMAVINQTVTAIKQKHKPEPVQWYIGDSNQEPSNGDVYEGEFNGGRRCNGSGVYYYYVNGRYEGDWVNGRHDGYGIESWSKGSKFKGQYKQGLRHGYGVYWFYTGDSYSGEWFNGQSHGSGVQTCADGSSYVGEFKFGVKHGLGSYQFRYAGEYYGDKIHGFGVYHFANGQYYEGAWHEGRKQGYGTYGFRTGGVKCGEWDDGNLVNRHPLETGPVYKAVQVDFSFCLGKVTCCFDSKILNCLALQSAREMARKGVNQRRVDEQVMRAVAAANKAATAARVAAVKAVQNQMDGKFCEKLK; encoded by the exons atgAGCTACACGAAACTGAAGAGAACTCAATCTTCGTTGCTCAGATCGTCTCCGACGATTCATAgtctttcttcaatctcagaaTGTGACGTCAGCGACCTTGAAGCTGGTGAGAAGGAGGAGAAACAGAGTAGGAGAAAACAGAGTAAACCATTCGGTTTAATTAACCGAACCGGATCAAACCGAATTAAACCGGGTCTCGTCTTCACACTCTCATCTTTCTTACtgttcttcttcgtcttctctcaAACCGGTACGTCGGAGAATCTCCTCCTCTGTTTAGCCTTCGTCGCCGTCGCTCTGTTCTTAGCGTCGCGGAACATGGCGGTTATCAACCAAACCGTAACCGcaatcaaacaaaaacacaagCCGGAACCGGTTCAATGGTACATCGGCGATTCAAATCAAGAACCAAGCAATGGAGATGTCTACGAAGGAGAGTTTAACGGAGGAAGAAGATGCAACGGAAGTGGAGTTTACTACTATTACGTTAACGGACGTTACGAAGGAGATTGGGTTAACGGAAGACACGACGGCTATGGAATCGAGTCTTGGTCTAAAGGAAGTAAGTTCAAAGGACAGTACAAGCAAGGACTTAGACATGGTTACGGTGTTTACTGGTTTTACACCGGAGATTCTTACTCCGGCGAATGGTTCAACGGTCAAAGCCATGGCTCAGGTGTTCAGACTTGTGCTGATGGAAGCTCTTATGTCGGAGAGTTTAAGTTCGGTGTCAAACATGGACTTGGATCTTACCAGTTcag GTATGCAGGAGAGTATTATGGAGACAAGATCCATGGTTTTGGTGTTTACCATTTTGCTAATGGTCAATATTACGAAGGAGCTTGGCATGAAGGTCGCAAGCAAGGGTATGGCACGTATGGGTTTAGAACCGGAGGTGTAAAATGCGGTGAATGGGATGATGGTAATCTCGTTAACCGGCATCCTCTAGAAACCGGCCCGGTTTATAAAGCGGTTCAGGTGGACTTTAGTTTTTGCCTTGGGAAAGTTACTTGTTGTTTTGATTCAAAGATACTTAACTGTTTAGCTTTGCAGAGTGCTAGAGAGATGGCGAGAAAAGGAGTGAATCAGAGACGGGTCGATGAGCAGGTGATGCGAGCTGTAGCTGCGGCTAACAAAGCTGCAACGGCCGCGAGAGTTGCTGCTGTGAAAGCCGTTCAAAATCAGATGGATGgtaaattttgtgaaaaattaaaatga
- the LOC106385938 gene encoding phosphatidylinositol 4-phosphate 5-kinase 1 isoform X1, with amino-acid sequence MSYTKLKRTQSSLLRSSPTIHSLSSISECDVSDLEAGEKEEKQSRRKQSKPFGLINRTGSNRIKPGLVFTLSSFLLFFFVFSQTGTSENLLLCLAFVAVALFLASRNMAVINQTVTAIKQKHKPEPVQWYIGDSNQEPSNGDVYEGEFNGGRRCNGSGVYYYYVNGRYEGDWVNGRHDGYGIESWSKGSKFKGQYKQGLRHGYGVYWFYTGDSYSGEWFNGQSHGSGVQTCADGSSYVGEFKFGVKHGLGSYQFRNGDRYAGEYYGDKIHGFGVYHFANGQYYEGAWHEGRKQGYGTYGFRTGGVKCGEWDDGNLVNRHPLETGPVYKAVQVDFSFCLGKVTCCFDSKILNCLALQSAREMARKGVNQRRVDEQVMRAVAAANKAATAARVAAVKAVQNQMDGKFCEKLK; translated from the exons atgAGCTACACGAAACTGAAGAGAACTCAATCTTCGTTGCTCAGATCGTCTCCGACGATTCATAgtctttcttcaatctcagaaTGTGACGTCAGCGACCTTGAAGCTGGTGAGAAGGAGGAGAAACAGAGTAGGAGAAAACAGAGTAAACCATTCGGTTTAATTAACCGAACCGGATCAAACCGAATTAAACCGGGTCTCGTCTTCACACTCTCATCTTTCTTACtgttcttcttcgtcttctctcaAACCGGTACGTCGGAGAATCTCCTCCTCTGTTTAGCCTTCGTCGCCGTCGCTCTGTTCTTAGCGTCGCGGAACATGGCGGTTATCAACCAAACCGTAACCGcaatcaaacaaaaacacaagCCGGAACCGGTTCAATGGTACATCGGCGATTCAAATCAAGAACCAAGCAATGGAGATGTCTACGAAGGAGAGTTTAACGGAGGAAGAAGATGCAACGGAAGTGGAGTTTACTACTATTACGTTAACGGACGTTACGAAGGAGATTGGGTTAACGGAAGACACGACGGCTATGGAATCGAGTCTTGGTCTAAAGGAAGTAAGTTCAAAGGACAGTACAAGCAAGGACTTAGACATGGTTACGGTGTTTACTGGTTTTACACCGGAGATTCTTACTCCGGCGAATGGTTCAACGGTCAAAGCCATGGCTCAGGTGTTCAGACTTGTGCTGATGGAAGCTCTTATGTCGGAGAGTTTAAGTTCGGTGTCAAACATGGACTTGGATCTTACCAGTTcag AAATGGAGATAGGTATGCAGGAGAGTATTATGGAGACAAGATCCATGGTTTTGGTGTTTACCATTTTGCTAATGGTCAATATTACGAAGGAGCTTGGCATGAAGGTCGCAAGCAAGGGTATGGCACGTATGGGTTTAGAACCGGAGGTGTAAAATGCGGTGAATGGGATGATGGTAATCTCGTTAACCGGCATCCTCTAGAAACCGGCCCGGTTTATAAAGCGGTTCAGGTGGACTTTAGTTTTTGCCTTGGGAAAGTTACTTGTTGTTTTGATTCAAAGATACTTAACTGTTTAGCTTTGCAGAGTGCTAGAGAGATGGCGAGAAAAGGAGTGAATCAGAGACGGGTCGATGAGCAGGTGATGCGAGCTGTAGCTGCGGCTAACAAAGCTGCAACGGCCGCGAGAGTTGCTGCTGTGAAAGCCGTTCAAAATCAGATGGATGgtaaattttgtgaaaaattaaaatga